Proteins from a single region of Ziziphus jujuba cultivar Dongzao chromosome 1, ASM3175591v1:
- the LOC107435513 gene encoding putative DUF21 domain-containing protein At3g13070, chloroplastic isoform X2: MDMALDSTILSPSRFVHGSKSLSFLHHNRHMKLPMKSLQDSNRYPSRLALTCVRSCGFGSFLGSTYQRNNLFVGRASLRSVDKHSENLGGKNGHLALNFELVRALVKHGIVLAAMVCGVLMYGCKRAFAVERVVNAGYGVIGQSILLLRNAWPKTLQVLLVFKDQGLILAALFGLSAFFSMAETSITTLWPWKVRELAEKESENGVFRMLRSDVTRFLTTILIGTTVVNIGATALVTEAATAIFGEAGVSAATGVMTVAVLLLTEITPKSIAVHNAQEVARFVVRPVAWLSLVLYPVGRIVTYLSMGMLKMLGLKGRSEPYVTEEELKLMLRGAELSGAIEEEEQDMIENVLEIKDTYVREVMTPLVDVVAIDASATLVDFHNLWVTHQYSRVPAFEQRVDNIVGIAYAMDLLDYVQKGELLESTSVGDMAHKPAYFVPDSMSVWNLLREFRIRKVHMAVVLNEYGGTIGLVTLEDVVEEIVGEIFDENDSKEEIQKKTGYIVMRAEGVFDVDANTSIDQLSEDLSIKMPEGHQYETVSGFICEAFGYIPRTGESIKVVLEKDNEEENDEENEKEDPKEKHLIFKLEEKKLSVLIISHQNMTMMKF, translated from the exons atggacATGGCGCTTGATTCTACGATTCTCAGTCCTTCGAGGTTTGTCCATGGCTCCAAATCATTGAGTTTCTTGCATCACAATAGGCATATGAAATTGCCCATGAAGAGTTTGCAGGACAGCAATAGATACCCATCTCGGTTGGCGTTGACTTGCGTTCGTTCTTGTGGTTTTGGGAGCTTTCTGGGTTCTACATATCAAAGGAATAACTTGTTTGTGGGTAGAGCTAGTTTGAGATCTGTAGATAAACATAGTGAGAATTTGGGTGGTAAAAATGGTCACTTGGCTTTGAATTTTGAGCTTGTTAGGGCTTTGGTGAAgcatggaatagttttggcggCAATGGTTTGTGGGGTTTTGATGTATGGCTGTAAAAGAGCTTTTGCAGTGGAGCGTGTTGTCAATGCTGGGTATGGTGTTATTGGGCAGAGCATATTGTTACTGAGGAATGCATGGCCCAAGACATTACAGGTCCTTCTAGTTTTCAAAGATCAAGGTTTAATTTTGGCAGCCCTTTTTGGTCTCTCGGCTTTTTTCTCAATGGCAGAGACTTCAATTACCACTCTGTGGCCTTGGAAG GTGCGTGAATTAGCTGAGAAAGAGTCTGAAAATGGCGTCTTCAGAATGCTTCGGAGTGATGTTACTCGGTTCTTAACAACCATACTTATTGGCACAAC CGTTGTCAATATTGGAGCAACTGCTTTAGTAACAGAAGCAGCAACAGCAATATTTGGTGAAGCTGGTGTTAGTGCAGCAACTGGAGTAATGACA GTTGCTGTGCTGCTTCTCACTGAAATCACTCCAAAGAGTATTGCTGTTCATAATGCCCAAGAAGTTGCTAGGTTTGTG GTCAGGCCAGTGGCATGGCTTTCGTTGGTATTATATCCTGTGGGAAGAATTGTCACATATCTATCGATGGGAATGCTAAAAATGCTTGGGTTGAAAGGAAGAAG TGAACCATATGTTACAGAAGAGGAGTTGAAATTGATGTTGCGAGGGGCAGAGTTAAGTGGGGCAATAGAGGAGGAAGAACAG GATATGATAGAAAATGTGTTGGAAATAAAAGATACATATGTTAGAGAGGTGATGACACCTCTTGTTGATGTTGTTGCCATCGATGCCAGTGCAACACTAGTAGATTTTCACAACTTGTGGGTTACTCATCAATATTCAAG GGTGCCTGCTTTTGAGCAGCGTGTTGATAATATAGTTGGCATTGCATATGCTATGGATCTGCTGGATTATGTTCAGAAG GGTGAACTACTAGAAAGTACTTCTGTTGGAGATATGGCTCACAAACCTGCATACTTTGTGCCTG ATTCAATGTCAGTGTGGAATCTTCTGAGGGAGTTCCGTATCAGGAAGGTTCACATGGCCGTGGTTCTTAACGAATATGGTGGAACCATAGGA TTAGTGACTCTGGAAGATGTGGTGGAGGAAATTGTTGGGGAAatatttgatgaaaatgatTCAAAA GAAGAGATCCAGAAAAAGACAGGCTACATTGTGATGAGAGCAGAGGGTGTATTTGATGTAGATGCTAATACATCTATTGACCAGCTTTCTGAAGATCTAAGTATCAAAATGCCAGAG GGTCATCAATATGAGACAGTATCAGGTTTTATATGCGAGGCATTTGGATATATCCCCAGGACAGGTGAGAGCATCAAAGTAGTTCTTGAAAAGGATAACGAAGAGGAAAATGATGAAGAGAATGAGAAAGAGGATCCAAAGGAAAAACATCTGATATTTAAACTTGAG GAAAAAAAACTATCAGTCTTGATAATCAGTCATCAGAATATGACTATGATGAAATTTTGA
- the LOC112490689 gene encoding receptor-like protein 6 encodes MTGCVSYFLCLLLFLFLSSSNTLSSPSVSYPLCHSDESSALLQFKHSFSIDNSSDYSFYYGCPPPKTDSWENGTNCCKWSGVTCDKMTGHVIGLNLSCGRLVGRIHSNSSLFLLGHLQSLNFSYNDFRGSAIPSDLGKLVHLANLEIIYSNFSGHIPPDISYLSKLDSLILSSYSFDALRLETSTMKRIVTNLTNLKELSLDGVDMSSVHNPLSLTNLSSSTSLSLRFCQLKGNIKDKFFYLTKLKSLDLSDNENLTGFLPKSNWSSSLEYLGLSSTNFSIDFPHLTKSMKSLNTLYLGSCKILGWNPTLLSNLTQITSLYLSFHNLGGQIPWSSLNLNKLIKLDLSGNNFSGQLPQMYSYNLSKSQPIVEPLPLNLEFLDLSNNKLQGPIPRSLFQLVNLGWLDLSSNNLSGVVELYEFSKLTNIQYLNLSFNSLSLSRSKIFLNHTLPSIWCLSLSSCNIKEFPYFIRASKYLYTLELSFNQIEGNIPNWLWNVSRDSLRYLSLSHNFLTGIQQLPWKSLFYLDLRSNLLQGSLPIPPPSTRIFLVSNNQLSGEIPSFVCNLNSIEILDLSNNSMSGKIPPCLGNFSDSLSVLNLGMNKLHGMIPLSFERGNSLRNLNLNGNQLEGSLSQSLLNCKKLEVLDIGNNKINGTFPYWLGSLPMLQVLILRSNRFHGSISGSLKSKLPFRRLRIMDLSDNQFSGNLPSNYFQSFMAMMDAQREKMKYMGDDYYQDSVVVTIKGFSIELVKIQTILTTIDLSKNNFEGEIPELIGKLKSLKGLNLSHNKLTGSIPPSLANLSNLEWLDLTWNELVSGIPQQLTEITFLAVFNLSENRLVGPIPRGNQFETFENSSYRENSGLCGFPSSKICNSSEAPQPSQAKNLEQKNEFDFWKVAAMGYACGLVFGISMGYVLLSKEMLVVMIRRRVGGERWNRVLRRFQG; translated from the coding sequence ATGACGGGTTGTGTTTCATATTTTCTGTGTCttcttctcttcctctttctttcttcatctAACACTTTATCATCTCCTTCTGTTTCTTATCCATTGTGCCATTCTGATGAGAGCTCTGCTTTGCTTCAATTTAAGCACTCCTTTTCTATTGATAACAGCTCTGATTATTCGTTTTATTATGGTTGTCCTCCCCCTAAGACAGACTCTTGGGAGAATGGCACCAATTGTTGCAAATGGAGCGGGGTCACGTGCGACAAGATGACAGGTCATGTGATTGGCCTCAATCTAAGTTGTGGTAGACTCGTTGGAAGAATTCATTCCAACAGTAGCCTCTTCCTCCTCGGTCATCTCCAAAGTTTGAATTTCTCATATAATGATTTCAGAGGCTCTGCAATTCCATCTGATCTCGGTAAGCTTGTGCATTTGGCGAACcttgaaattatttattctaatttttcAGGGCATATACCACCAGATATCTCCTACCTTTCTAAATTGGACTCACTTattctttcttcttattcttttgatgcATTAAGGCTAGAGACATCTACCATGAAAAGAATTGTCACTAACCTAACCAacctcaaagaattatctctgGATGGAGTTGACATGTCTTCTGTTCATAATCCTCTTTCCTTGACTAATTTGTCTTCTTCGACATCTCTTAGCCTCAGGTTTTGTCAATTGAAAGGAAATATAAAAGATAAGTTTTTTTATCTAACAAAACTCAAATCTCTTGATTTATCTGACAACGAAAACCTTACCGGTTTCTTGCCTAAATCAAACTGGAGCAGTTCACTCGAGTACTTGGGTCTTTCTTCTACTAACTTCTCAATTGACTTTCCTCATCTCACGAAAAGTATGAAGTCTTTGAATACTTTGTATCTGGGTAGCTGTAAAATCCTAGGATGGAATCCCACATTACTTAGTAACCTCACACAAATCACTTCATTATACCTGTCATTTCACAATTTAGGTGGCCAAATTCCTTGGTCATCTTTGAACCTAAACAAACTCATTAAATTAGATCTTTCAGGCAACAATTTTAGCGGCCAGCTTCCTCAAATGTACAGTTATAACTTGTCAAAAAGTCAACCAATAGTAGAACCTCTTCCATTGAATTTAGAATTTCTTGATTTAAGTAATAACAAACTACAAGGACCCATTCCAAGATCATTATTTCAACTAGTGAATCTTGGATGGCTAGATCTTTCCTCGAATAACTTGAGTGGTGTTGTAGAGTTGTATGAGTTTTCAAAGTTGACGAACATCCAATATCTTAATCTTTCATTCAATAGTCTGTCACTGAGTCGTTCCAAAATCTTTCTTAACCATACTCTGCCTTCTATCTGGTGCTTGTCATTATCTTCCTGCAACATAAAAGAATTCCCGTACTTCATAAGAGCATCAAAATATCTATACACTTTAGAACTCTCTTTCAATCAAATTGAGGGAAACATTCCGAATTGGCTGTGGAATGTGAGCAGAGACTCATTGCGTTATTTGAGTCTTTCTCACAACTTTTTGACAGGAATACAACAGCTTCCATGGAAGTCGTTGTTTTATCTTGATCTTCGCTCCAATTTGCTTCAAGGAAGTCTACCAATTCCACCGCCATCCACACGTATATTTTTAGTCTCAAATAATCAACTGAGTGGTGAGATACCATCTTTTGTTTGCAATCTTAAttccattgaaattttagatTTATCTAATAATAGTATGAGTGGGAAGATTCCTCCATGCCTTGGAAATTTCAGCGACAGTTTATCGGTGTTGAACTTGGGGATGAATAAGCTGCATGGCATGATCCCTTTGTCATTTGAAAGGGGAAACTCCTTGAGGAACCTGAATCTCAATGGGAATCAACTTGAAGGATCGTTGTCACAATCTTTGCTCAATTGCAAAAAGTTGGAAGTTTTAGACAttggaaataacaaaataaatggaACCTTTCCCTACTGGTTGGGATCTCTTCCGATGCTGCAAGTTCTTATCTTGAGATCTAACAGATTCCATGGCTCCATATCGGGTAGTCTCAAAAGTAAACTTCCATTTCGGAGGCTGCGAATCATGGACCTCTCTGACAATCAATTTAGTGGTAATTTGCCATCGAATTATTTTCAGAGTTTTATGGCCATGATGGATGCACAGAGAGAAAAAATGAAGTACATGGGAGATGACTACTACCAAGATTCTGTGGTTGTGACAATAAAAGGCTTCTCCATTGAGCTAGTGAAAATTCAAACCATTCTCACAACTATCGATTTATCGAAGAATAATTTCGAGGGAGAGATTCCAGAGTTGATTGGGAAGCTAAAATCGCTTAAAGGGCTCAATTTGTCTCACAACAAATTGACTGGTTCCATTCCACCATCATTGGCAAATTTGAGCAATCTTGAATGGTTAGATCTCACCTGGAATGAGCTTGTTAGTGGGATTCCTCAGCAGTTGACAGAAATAACATTTCTTGCAGTGTTCAACCTGTCGGAAAATAGACTTGTTGGACCAATTCCTCGTGGCAATCAGTTTGAAACATTCGAGAATAGTTCATACAGGGAGAACTCAGGCTTATGTGGATTTCCATCGTCTAAAATATGCAACAGCAGTGAGGCGCCACAACCTTCACAAGCCAAAAACTTGGAGCAAAAAAATGAGTTTGATTTTTGGAAGGTTGCAGCGATGGGGTATGCATGCGGACTGGTATTTGGAATATCAATGGGATATGTATTGCTTTCAAAGGAAATGCTAGTTGTCATGATTCGGAGAAGGGTTGGAGGAGAACGATGGAACAGAGTTCTGAGAAGATTCCAAGGGTAA